The genomic region CGACGCCGAGGCCCGACCCGAGTCGCCGCCGGCGGCAACCGGGCCGGGCCGGCGCCGCGCCGCGGTCTGGGGGGTCGTCGCGGCGGCCGTGGCCGGCCTGACGTACCTGGCAGGCCATGATCCGCACGACCCGTCGACGGTGATGCCCGGCTGCCCCATCCACCGTGCGACGGGCCTGGACTGCCCGGCCTGCGGAACCCTGCGCGCCACCTACGACGTGCTGCATGGACGGTGGGCGGCGGCCGGCCACGACAACGTGTTCGTGCTGGCCTGCGCCCCGCTGCTCGCCGGCCTGCTGGCTCGCCAGGCCCGGGCGGTGCGCGACGACCGGTACGCCCCCCTGCCCGCGCCGCTGGCCTACGGGCTCGGCGGCGCGGCGCTGGTCTGGATGGTCGTGCGCAACCTGCCCGGCTGGCCGCTCACCCCCGGCTCGCACGGCTGAGCGCCGTCCGCCCGTCTGTCGGCCGATGACGGACCCCGATTTGGATGATCATCTTGGCGCCCCGCACCGTCAACACCGTTGATTATCTTGACGTCGGCATGACGGTTCGGTCGTCA from Frankia alni ACN14a harbors:
- a CDS encoding DUF2752 domain-containing protein, producing MTEPPPATDPADADAEARPESPPAATGPGRRRAAVWGVVAAAVAGLTYLAGHDPHDPSTVMPGCPIHRATGLDCPACGTLRATYDVLHGRWAAAGHDNVFVLACAPLLAGLLARQARAVRDDRYAPLPAPLAYGLGGAALVWMVVRNLPGWPLTPGSHG